In the genome of Candida albicans SC5314 chromosome 6, complete sequence, the window ttttctattccCAATACAGTAATAAACCTAATTGCAAGTCCAAATACAGTAATACACACAAAGACAACAAGAGGGGCGACCACCCCTAATCTGTCAGTGCTCTTGACTTACTAAGTTGGGAAAttctaaaaataatattcgtattgtattaattttttttataaagGGTATTTATTATACAAATTAGGCTAAAACTACGGACTCTCTTTTGGCATTGGcttgtttcttttcagCAATGGCTTGTTGTCTTCTGGCAATTACTTTGTTTACACTCTTTCTAACAAGCTTTCTGATTTCCTTCTTCTCAAGAGATCTCTTTTTCAAAGTACAAACTTTGCTTGTAGATCCAGTGTACCCACTTGACCCACCAAGAATACCACCGAAAAGTGATGTAAAAACATCAGAAACTATATCAGAAATCGATGTAGATGGCAcggaggaagaagaagaagaagaagaagagcCAGAGTCaccaaaaattgaattcaacaATGAACTCAAAAACCCACCACTAGAAGACCCAAACGAGCTAAACAAATCATCGAAAATTTCGCCAGCAAAACCTAAAACACCCGTCAAAATACTCTTACCATCAATATTGGAAAACAAATCTTCAGCCAAGTTTTCACCAATACCCAAAATATCATTCAAAAGGTCACCACCGTCAAATGATGGAGCAGTGGAATCAGAACTGTTCGAAGGAGCCAAGAATTCGTTCAAAAGATCATCAATCCAACTGCCACTAGAAGAGGTTGAGCCCGTGTTTGTTGACACACTGTTTGACCCTGAATCGCCAAACAAATCGTCAAATAAACCATCTAAAATCGAACCTGTAGATGAAGATGGAGCGCCTGCAGTTTTGGTATAGTTAGATGGACCAAACcattcatcaaataaatcagaCAAACTTCCATCAGAAGAGCCAGTAGAGTTGGCAACAGTATTGCTTCCACCAAATAAACCATCTAAGAACCCACCTGTACTTTGTGCAGCAGTAGCAGTGGTGGTTGGAGTAGCTATCGCACTTGAGTTTTGGGCACCACCAAAAAGACCATCTACCAAGTCTCCAAATAATGAGCCAGAAGTTGTGGCAGCAGTAGGACTAGCAGCAGGACTGGCTACACTGGCTTTTATTTGTAAGTCAGAAACAGCTTCAACTGGGACAACACTAGGGACAACTTCAACACTTGGGACAACTTCACTTGGGGCAACTTCAACACTTGATTCAGCAATGGCAACACCGgccaataataataataaaaatttcatcgTTCGTtagttgaaaaagaaagtggTGCccaaaaattatttgggATGTGGGAAGTCAACCCTTCATATATATCTTGGTTGTTCGACCATAATCCATTTTTagtaaaaatattttgttttagaCATATTCCTATTTGGGAAATGTtcaaccaaaaataaaattttttttttagctTTCAACCAAAAAAGCAATAGtcattgttttgttttggtatTTCACAAACACCACCCACCATGCACCCATCAGTTGTTAGACTTGTGAAACCACGTCGTCCAGAGAGAATCACCTCCCCTATACTCCCACCGCTCCCATTATACCGTGCAATCTTACGTGCCCACCACCGCAAGTTGCCCCAAGAGTTGCGGTACTTGGGCGACCAGTATGTGAAAAAGGAGTTCAAAGACCATAAAAAGATCGACAACCCCCTCCACATCGTCGGCTTCTTAACCGAATGGCAAGACTACTTGAAACAGATCGACGGCGGGTCTTGGCTGCACGGAAAGTTGAGTAAAGATGATCTCGACAAAATGTCGCCTGAACAAATCGGACAGCTACACGAATTGATGGAAGCAACAAAGAAAATCGGTGAAGAAAGTATATAGTCTATAAACCCTTACCATAGTTTCCAGATGCAAAAAAGTCCATAATAATCTTAACAATACCTTCTAATGCCTCTAACCACTTTTGTAATTGCTCAGCAACCTTAGTTTGATCAGCACCcaacttttcaaaaaagTCCTTTCTATATGGACACGCCTTCATCGCCAACTTGAAAACTGGCTTGACCAACATACCATGGAACTTAGACAACGTCTTGGTGTATGCATCAGTGAATGTAACGGTCAATTCCTTACCAGGAGCATCAACTGTCTCTCTCATAGCTTGTGCTGTAAATTGCAACCCACGAgacaaccacaacaaacCTTGCGTGGCAGTTTTGGTCTTGGTCTTGGCTTCAGTAAGCACCAAATCCTGTAAAGTGGCGGAGTTGGCTGGATCTTCTAATAACTTGTTACGTATCTTCGTAATGTTTCCCGTCATATCTGACTTGACCACAGTAAATGCAGACGACCCTAAAAGATCAAACAACTTAACCAACGACTCAGATGCTTGTAAAAAGTCAGCAGTATCAATCTTACCGTCACTGACCTTGACGTCAGCAAACGATTTGCTCATTTCATCAAAAAACGTAGACATGGCGGATGGttaagaaagaaagaggaCAACaaacactttttttttttttcgtcGCACATTTTAATAGCATGGccacttttattttttttatttgtacTATCTATTTACCATTCTAAATTCGTGGCCCATTTAACTGTCTTTTTGGTGGGTGCCGTCTGTGAAACTACCTGCACCCCATTCTCCTGCTCGCTCCCAACCCTCTTGGTCTTGAACATCCTGATAATCGCCATTTTCGGgttatcatcttcattgGTCGGAATCTGCACCACTTCATTCTCGTGTTCCGGTAGTGGAAAGTCCTCACACTGCGAACTATTGAGCTCAGTAGCATACTTGGTCGCATCATTAACTAGTCCCGACAGCGACTCCATAAGAAATATCGTAGTGGCCCCATCTTGTTTGAGCGCAGGTTTCCGTGGACGTAGCACCGTGTGTTTCGGCAAACACACTCGTTTGGGTTTGGAACTATTGGTGATTGGCTGTAGTATGGGCACCGGCgactttttctttgtaaCTTTCGACGGCTTATCCCGATtctctttgttttcatCAAAGTACTCATTCAAGTCAGAACGCACTTGGCTAAAGCTGTGTCGGTTTTTTAGTCTCCCTTTAAACACTCTCGTCCTCACCACATCATCTAGCTCGTAATCTGTTTCCTCTAGGTCCCGAATCATTTTCTGGATCTTATCGTTGTTCAACCGTTTAGGATGGCGGTTCTTATCTCTGGTCACCTGGAACAATTCGTTCGTAATATGATTGGTGCTGCTATAGTCTGGAGGCAACGATATCCTGCTCTGCGGAAGCTCTGCTGGTATTATATCATTAAAATCTAATTCAATCTCGTCGGGTGCTGACATGGTTGgtgaaagaagaaaagtaaAGGACATTGGccagatttttttttgtgatGAGTTTGTTTACATTTCGCCCAAAACAGcaacccaaaaaaaaagcttcCCAAAATTGACGACTAGTGCTCCTCACCAATGAAACCTCCACCAAACTCACTCCAAGAATACTTGTACAGACTCCTCATCGAATCACCAGGATTCAACAACTGGGTACGCAAAGTTCACGCCCGAATCAATCGTATACCCTACCAGGAATTCCCTGACGCTTCCAAACTCACCGAGTTCGATATCCACGACTTTAAACCCACTCGATGGCAAAAAGCTAATGCGTTCAGAAGAATATGGCTACAAGAAACGAAACAAACATTTAGGTTTTggtaatatatatatatatttactTAAATACATTCTTTGGGTTAGCTAAACTACGTCTACTTACCATAGAAACATCATCCTGTAACGCCATAATCACTTCGTTGTTCGACCCAAACTTGAAATTATCAGCAATAACGTTTTGCGTGTACCTCTTCACCAAATACGGGTTCTCCTTGTCCAACAACACTTTGCCCATCGACCACGTAACAACATACTTGCCCAACGAGGTGACGATTGTAGTTTCTTTAGAGTCACGGCCAGTATTGAAATACGCAGGCGTAAACAGCAACTGTTTCCCTCCATTCTCTCTCACCATATACGCTTCGTGCTCGGGCTTTAACGCAAGTCGTCTTGGCGTGGGCTTCTTGTCCTTGTCGAAATAATTCGTAAACCCCAACTTGCCAGCATTCTTTTGACCATCACTGATCTTGTTATCAATTAACAACAAGTACGTCTTGCATGTGGCAAGTAACCACCTACCATCCTTCGACACATCAATCCCAATAATCGGATCCCCCAACGACGGCAACGCCGTCTTCGCATTAGCACCTAATCTATCGAAAAGCCTGATATCACCCTTGCCGGACCCCAACGCAATATAGCCCTTGTCGGTAGTTGCCAATGTCTGAAACTGGTTGTTGGTGGTTTTGTATGCCTTGTACGTTTTGTCATTCACCAACTTTGTGCCACTCAACCTCGGGTCAATAGTAAACAACCCATTCGACGAAATACCCGTCAACGTCTGTTCATCAGTCAATTGGGCAAACTTTGATGTTGGCGCATACGACTTGACTGGCACATCTTTGGACACCTCCCACTCCTCAACAATCTTTCCCCGTGTAAGATCCATCTTGTACAAGGCCTTATCGTCAAACTGCGGGTTCGAAATAATCATATACTGGTCCTGCTGGTGAAGAAGCATTTTCTCGGGACTAAAATGCTTACCCTTCAAGTCTGCAACATTGATAATTGCCGTCTGGAAGTTGAGTTGACCTGCATCATCTTCACTGAAAACCCCAATCTTGTCGCCACGAACAACATACGACCTATCCTTGGCGTACCCGACAGTCAAACTGCTATTCTTTTCGTTTTTCTCAGTTTCCCATTTCACAGGACCATCGCCTTCGTTTTCCTCTtcactttcttcttcttcctcacTCTCCAAATCCTTGGCATCACCAATACTAACCCGAGAAAATgcatcaacaaaataatcGTGCTCCTCTGTTTCTCCCCATTTCCGTCTATTCAACGTCTCATACATCAACCCAAGAAACACCGTTTGAAACTTTGACATGTCATTATAATCAGGAAACTTGACCAACCACGAACACGCATTGATCCCGCCTTCGTCAACCGTATAatcattaaaaataaacgACAAGTGTTGGTAATTAAAGGTGGGGTTCATATTCTTGCTCAACGTAGTGTTGATCCGTGTAGTCTCGCCATGGATGTAAAGTGTATATTCCCAATTGCCCAAATCTATCAACTTCAACTCAAAATCTGGCTTGGCAAGGTGTAAAATAAATGTTCCTGTCCTGGTATCATACAAATGCAAGTCAACATCAGTGCTAGCATACTTGGTTTCTCCCTTTGGCGCGTCAATTGGCAAGGTCTCACAATCCTCATACTCATCTGTCTCATACTCCTCTAAATCATTCAAATCCTTTAGTTCATCAAACGTCAACAACTCTCCCTTGGGATTATAGATAAACTCCTTCAATTGATTGGGGTCATTCACCTTTGCATAGCTTGTTTGGTActtgttttcaaataaacACTTGTAGATGGTCATCCCAAATGCTTCAACTTCACTACCCCTCACCTCCTCATCAATAACAAACTCAAACTTATCGCCCAAATCGCCATTCACATCCTTCCATGCAATAGCTCTCGACCCATCTTCCTTCTCACAAACATGAATCTTCAATTCATCGGCAATGGGGAAAATCCACTCGTCTTTAGATTGGCGTCTGGTATCGTTTGTAGGTGCCAGCTCCTCCCCATCATACTCCTCTTCTGAATCATCAAATCTATTGAAATCAGCTTCGCCCTCTTGGTAAACTTTGGTGATACACAATTGATAGTAGTATGGGCTGGTCGTCTTTTTGATTGACGCAAACGCATCATTGTAGAGACACTCAATTGCCCCCTTTGGGGATTGTTTTGAACGTGTGAGATAAAGCTTTCCTGACGGAATCAGCGCAACCTCATCGGTAGTAGTCGTCCCAATAAACTTCTTGATAAAATTCATTGCTACCAGTAAAAAGAATACAGAAGCAAACAGGGaggcaaaaaaatttactcGCTTctaattcaaaaataaaaacaaaacataGGTCGTGTACATTGGTCAGGGTCTTCTATATAATAAAAACCCACTCTTAACACCTACTTTGGTGTACAACAACTGGGCACGGtggttttcaaattgggtGCTCCAGTAACATTTCTTACACTTTAATCTATCGGCTTCGCCATAGATATACTCAATCAACTTTCTTCCAACACCATGCAATCTGCTCTCGGAACtaacaaacaaatcattGAGATAAAGTGCATCTTCAACAGTCCATGTATTTCTGTGTGTCAAGTAATTGGCAAACCCAATGATCTTACCCGAATCgtcaacagcaacaacagagTATACGGGCTCGTTGGCGTCCAAAAATCTGGCAAAAGTTGTATCTGAAATTTCAGGTGTGATTTTGTCGAGCGAATTGTAAAACTCAATATACCCGCCTTTTCCCGTCCACAAGTGCAACCACTCCGGCTTATCCTTCTCTTCAATTGGTCTGATTGTAACTGACATCGTTAGTGGTTGgggataaaaaaaaaagttggtGGACACCTCCCATTTATATTGTTTGTAGATACCACCGGCTCGACATGCCTGATCGGGACATACACGGGAGGGGAACGTAGTACCCATTGACCCCTGGCTCCGGAAATACTCAACTTCCCAATTTCCTCGCTCTTTACAATTTTTCGTCTCAAAATCTTACAAAAATCTTGTGAATCTAAAAGTTCAACAAACTTCCCAGATTTGACCACGGTGTTTGTGTCCTCTCAAAAAGAAACGACGCACCTATTCcaactttcaaaaaaaaaaaattcaatacCTGATTTTAGCAAACCAAAGCTCGATGACGTTAGATGCTAGGCCATGTGTTACACAAACATCTTTGGTCTAACGATATATGCAAAAACACGTAGTGATCtataaaaagaatttcACCAACACTATGAAGCTCTTCTGATAAAGCACATtggttaaaaaaaaaaaaacggcGACCTGTATATAGcccacttttttttttataattctTCCGTAGAACTAACATTTCTCTCGGTGCATTCATACATAACAATTTTTATAATCTTCCcgaaaagaaaacattGAGGCGGTCATCTCCTCCCagaaaatatataaacaCACTCATATcaccctttttttttcgatttTTCCTCCCCCTACAACTTACTTCTTTATTCTCACTACACATAATGGATTCCGCATACTGGTCATACGATAACATAGTCCCAAGCTTCCGTTTGGATGGAAAACTAGTCATATTAACCGGTGGCTCTGGTGGTTTGGCTGCCGTGGTATCAAGAGCTTTATTAGCCAAAGGTGCCGATGTTGCATTAGTCGATATGAACTTGGAAAGAACACAACAAGCTGCTAGAGACGTCTTACAATGGGGCGAAGAGCAAATGAAAGGTAAATACGAATCACCAATCGGTCAGGTGAGTGCTTGGTCATGTAATATTGGCGATGCTGAAGCTGTCGACTTGACATTCAAAGCCATCAACGAACACCACGGCAAAATCTCAAGTGTCTTGGTCAACACTGCCGGTTACGCTGAAAACTTCCCAGCTGAAGAGTACCCAGCCAAGAACGCTGAAAACCTTATGAAAGTTAACGGGTTGGGGTCATTCTACGTTTCCCAAGCTTTTGCTAGACCATTAATCCAAAACAACATGACCGGATCGATCATTTTGATCGGGTCAATGTCCGGTACCATCGTCAACGACCCACAACCACAATGCATGTACAACATGTCCAAAACCGGTGTCATTCATTTAGCCAGATCATTGGCCTGTGAATGGGCTAAATACAATATCAGAGTCAACACATTGTCGCCAGGGTACATCTTAACCCCATTGACAAGAAACGTTATTAGTGGACACACCGAAATGAAGACAGAATGGGAATCAAAGATCCCAATGAAGAGAATGGCAGAACCAAAAGAGTTTGTTGGTTCTATCTTATACTTGGCCTCAGAATCTGCTTCATCATACACTACTGGTCACAACTTGGTCGTTGACGGGGGTTACGAGTGCTGGTAAAACCCACTGTTTAGcaaatatttattggtTTATAGTCTGTATATTAGAGTTTTAGGGTATTTAATGAAAGTCGCGTgtttttcaagaaaataGCGTTCTATTGTCACCCAAAAAAGGCTTGcagatttcttttttagcCAGCACCACAGCTGCGAAAAAAAGAGTATATAagcaccaaaaaaattcctTTTTTACAAGATCACACCATACTTTTTATCACCCAAGTCATGTTTAAATTCGTTATCTACTTGTTCACCTTTATTGCTTTTGCTAACGCCAACTACACCACATGGTCTTTAGTCACAGACTATACCACCTACTGTCCACAGTCTACTGAAATCACTGTCAACAACTCAATAATCACCATAACCGGCCCAACAACCTTGACAATAACCGGCGAGTGTACTCTCGATTATGTTGCTACAGTAGAGGCAGCACCTTCGTCTATTCCCTCAAATGTCACAGTCATAGAGTCTAATGGTGCCAGCAAATTAAACCTAAGGAGTTTAGCCGGTGCTGGCCTTGTCGCTGCTATCTTTATTGCTTTTATTTAGATTCTCCTATACAATAATATATACGCATTCTTTATATTCTCCTCTGTGCCAGCATTCAAAACCTCTTCATTCTGTATCTGCTTCACAGCAGTATCATCTATTCTCCACCATTGGCCTGCATTGTATATGTCACTGGTATAATGTCCAGCATCTGCACTACTTCCGTGGTGGTAAACAACCGACACCAACTGGTATTTGATCGGCATCCCCGTATCCCTTGCCATTACCTCTTTCGGTATTATTAAATCGTGGTTATAATCCACTTTCTTCCTCAACTTCTCCACCCCAATCTCCTGGTCTTTCAAGTAACTGAATCGTTTTAGATGTATTATCAATACATTAGGcaacttttcaataaaCGTCTGCTTCTTCACTTGGATctctttattgttgtttgtatAACTTATGCTTTCCGACTCATTCAAATGCTTGATTGCATCTTCAATAGTGTCTGCTGACGATACATCCAACTGCACGTGTTGGAAAGGGTCTAGCGTTATGGATTTCTGGAACGACGACGATTGTTTGGGTATAGTAACCACGGACTTGAACTCACCGCCAAAAATCATATTTAGCGGGGTCGGGTCGATTTCTattttggtggttgtgctattctttttcttattcaCCTGGTTCCATTCGCCGTCGTCGGCCTCAGCATCGTTCTTGATTCTCTTGATAGTAGATTTGACATTAAACTTGAACTTGGCAGTGGCTTCAGCATCGTGGTCTTGTGCATATACCTGTATCAAGGAATCGATTTGGGGCGTgttcaattgtttgataGCCCCTAAAAACTCTTCATTAAGTCCATCAAGGTAGTACCCCAAAAACTCTTCGGCATCCTCCTGTTGTCCCCATTTCAAATGTGAAAACTTGTCAAGCTTGGTCAAGCTGGCATAGAAACTTTCGGGCAGAATAGCGCCCTTAACATTCTCTTGAAActgattgaaaaaaattatggTGGCATCTAGTAATGGCGTCGAAGATGGGCCCAAACTTCCTATGGACTTGGTCTCTATAAGTTTTAGCAATCTATTGAATGGCTCACAGTGGATCAAAATCTGTAATATAGAATTCATATAACAAATGTTGCCGGTGTTAGTCAATCCTCTAGGTTTTATATCAAATGTTGGCAAGCTGCTGAAAACAGAGTAGTTGCTATCAAACATGATTTTGAGCAATAATGTCCCCAAAGGCTGTGCAGATTCGTTGCTCATATCAAATTGCGGAACTGGTGTTACTGCCTGGACTGGGGTTGGAGgagttggtggtggtttgGGTTTAGCTATCTTTTTTGGGGTTGGTGGTGCAGTTGATTGAAGGAAACTGGCCCAATTACTAATAGGCACAGGTGGTGCTACAGCTTTGGCAGCGGGTTTGGGTTCTTCGGGTTGTCCATTTGTAATGGTAGTTTTGTGATCATTTTCatctattattttcatGACATTAGTGCTGATAATTAATCTATTAGTGTTTTCGTTGTATTCCTCTAATGTATTGGCTCGTTGAAGCTCGTCTATAGAACGTGACTCTTGGGTTATGCTGTATCTTTGAAGAAATTCGGTTTTCGAAGTATTAATGTACAAGGGGAGATCCACTAATTCgatttttggtggtggtgcaCTGCCATTCACTTTTGGTGGTTTATTAGTTTTGGGAGGTTTTGGCGGTGGATGATAGATATACTGCGGCTGCATtacaaattgttgttgctgttgttgttgctgttgttgttgttgttgttgttgaaaaaaggGATCTGGCGGATAGGGAAACACCGGATACATCTGATTCATCATCATGGGATATGTCTGAGGAAACTGATAGTAAAACTGTTGTTGTGCAGGAATCTGCTGTGCCATATATTGTTGTGGGTGAAACTGTTGCTGGTGGTAGTTTGGGTATTGGCTAGGTGAAAAGCTAGCTGCGTCTCCACGAAAGCGCAGTGACCCTGagtttgatgatgaagatgtcATAGGATTAGAACATGGAATGATAAGCTCAACAGTTGGAAAaggtctttttttttcaggCGTTATAAAAAGAGGGTGGGTGTTGTTGGTTCTGTGATAATGCAGATGCGTTTAGATGaacaataaataaagtACTATACCACGTATCCGttcttggtgttggtggtgCTGTTGAAATAAGAGTTGGTGGAAAGTGGTGATCAGCAccagagaaaaaaaaaatttttKSCCYttttttttttttcgttcaTGTTTGTCCACTCACACACGACATAGATCAATCTCGAACATGTGTGAGTtgtattttattattaatacaGCTAGTATGTGACTACACACGGGAACCGGAGATAACACACGAGATTTCAGCTCGCTCAAGAGTTGATGCACTAGCGAATCACCAGCTATAGTTGTGATATCCATATCGTTAGAGTAGCATTCTTGATACTCAGCACAATCACAGTACCAGTTTGTCATATCTGTATGGGTAGCCAACCCTCGTTCGCGATTTAGCAACTGTAAACTGTCTTTAGAAAGTCCCACTTTAGACAATAAATGCGGTACATCTCTCTTGGCAACGGGCGTAATAGTTAGATTCGATAAATCGCCAGTAATTTCCAGATTCATCACAATATCCAACGCATTGGTGAATTTAGGTCCTAATAACATCGTCAAAACCACCGCCTTGTCCTTGTCAAAGGTTAGCTCAGTCAACGACCGGTCTATATCAAGTAGTTGTTTTCTCATCGAATCATCGTCAATAGACTCGAGCAATATTTCGTAAATAGGTTTACTCTCAATCAAGCCAGGAAGGGTATTGGGCACCAAGTGCAAGATCGTTGCATTAGCATCAAACAATTCGTTcatggttgttgttgttgcgGTTACGCGACCTGGTAAAAATAATTTCGACGCCAAAAWWtttttttttggctttCCCAACCTTCATCATTCACAATGGATTCAGCATGGGTTCAACAATTACCCCCTGAACTACAGAATGACATCAAagctgttgttgaaaaagacCAGTCGAGTTTTGCTGCGTTCGATAACTTACATGCATTCTTAACAGGCGGCACAACCAAAAAACGAAAATTGAACGCTGAACCAGAAGAAATCCCTCCAGAAACgataatttttgaaatcaatgaGATTTCGTTTTATTCACCAGTTCGGAAAAGAATGAACTTGACCCTTCATTTGGTTGAAGAGGACGGCAACCCCAGCCCGGCTCTTTCCATCGTCAACCCTTCCAACAATATCCCAGAATTGACATTCACAGGACTAGATCAAGCAGTAAAactttgtttgttgttgccaATACTAGGAAACACCACCAACACACAAAAGAAAGCAATTTGCTACTTATGTTTCTGGATGCACGACGAAAACATGTCGAAAGACCCAATTGTTTGTCAAATGAACTTGGACTTGGTGAAAAAGCTGATGATCAAGAATGGGAAATTGCCTGCTGATATCGAATCGAAATTCATCACACCAAGAGATGCACTTCCATTGAACCCAATCCAAGAACGCATAATCGACTACTTTAAAAGACAATTCCAGCTTTGTGGTATAAGCATGATGAACTATATGCCGTGTGTATCGATCTTTAGAAACACGTTTAGTTTGAATGACGACAATGCCATTGCCATGAATACCGACGGTGCGTCCCAGCCTGCACTAGTTATGGTAAACTGCCACAAGGGTGCCAAAGAAGGGGTATTGATCCTTTTACAAGCCAATAAAACTAACCCTGCCCACATCATATTTGGGTTTAAAAAGCCAATTCTAGTTTTCGAAGCAAGTCAAGTGTTGCACACCAGCTATAGCAACATCACGCGCCAAACATTTAGCTTGAATGTGGTGGTtctaaacaaaaaacaagaacaaaGAGAGTTGGAGTTTGGCATGATTGATGAAAAGTTCTACAAAGTTATTGACgattttataaaattaCAAGGTATCAACGATGCTACATTCAACCAAGAAGAAAGTGGTGACGACCTGATAGAGATCGTTCATGTCAACAATaacgacgacgacgatgacgaggaagatgatgatttcCAATCTGAGGATAGTGGCAGTGACGTTGAAGAAGAGTATAATAGTGATTTGAACGAGCCGCTAGCTGCACACGAAGAGGATGGGGTGTTTGAAAGAGGTATTGAAATCGAATAAATGtatattgttttattgatatttagcaccaaatttatcaagaaGCTGGGTGAATGCACCTCTTTTATATGGATGTTGTTTTGTAACTGGTTCAAAGTCGTAGAATTCAGCTCTTTTCTCTCTTTGCTCACGCAACAAAGTCAatcttctttcaaaaagCAGTTGTGTGTTTTGGATGGTTGGATCAACCACCAAAAGGTAGACACCGGTAGCTGAACCCATGAATATCGAGTAGCCTATGATTTTTGACGTCAATTTTGAAGGACCTCCGCTCATGGCGGTTTGTACCCATCTAACAGATGCACCAAACACAGAActtaataataaaccaGCAGCAGTAGGCATGATGTTGTTTGGAAAGTACTGTGCTGTGGtgggatttttttttgctgacatttttttttttcaccattCTA includes:
- a CDS encoding uncharacterized protein (Protein of unknown function; opaque-specific transcript; fluconazole-repressed; induced in cyr1 mutant and in oralpharyngeal candidasis; Spider biofilm induced) — its product is MKFLLLLLAGVAIAESSVEVAPSEVVPSVEVVPSVVPVEAVSDLQIKASVASPAASPTAATTSGSLFGDLVDGLFGGAQNSSAIATPTTTATAAQSTGGFLDGLFGGSNTVANSTGSSDGSLSDLFDEWFGPSNYTKTAGAPSSSTGSILDGLFDDLFGDSGSNSVSTNTGSTSSSGSWIDDLLNEFLAPSNSSDSTAPSFDGGDLLNDILGIGENLAEDLFSNIDGKSILTGVLGFAGEIFDDLFSSFGSSSGGFLSSLLNSIFGDSGSSSSSSSSSVPSTSISDIVSDVFTSLFGGILGGSSGYTGSTSKVCTLKKRSLEKKEIRKLVRKSVNKVIARRQQAIAEKKQANAKRESVVLA
- a CDS encoding uncharacterized protein (Putative protein of the mitochondrial intermembrane space; predicted role in acetate utilization and gluconeogenesis; Spider biofilm repressed), giving the protein MHPSVVRLVKPRRPERITSPILPPLPLYRAILRAHHRKLPQELRYLGDQYVKKEFKDHKKIDNPLHIVGFLTEWQDYLKQIDGGSWSHGKLSKDDLDKMSPEQIGQLHELMEATKKIGEESI
- the HET1 gene encoding Het1p (Putative sphingolipid transfer protein; involved in localization of glucosylceramide which is important for virulence; Spider biofilm repressed) — its product is MSTFFDEMSKSFADVKVSDGKIDTADFLQASESLVKLFDLLGSSAFTVVKSDMTGNITKIRNKLLEDPANSATLQDLVLTEAKTKTKTATQGLLWLSRGLQFTAQAMRETVDAPGKELTVTFTDAYTKTLSKFHGMLVKPVFKLAMKACPYRKDFFEKLGADQTKVAEQLQKWLEALEGIVKIIMDFFASGNYGKGL
- a CDS encoding uncharacterized protein (Ortholog of C. dubliniensis CD36 : Cd36_60130, C. parapsilosis CDC317 : CPAR2_603380, Candida tenuis NRRL Y-1498 : CANTEDRAFT_94402 and Debaryomyces hansenii CBS767 : DEHA2G06556g), giving the protein MSFTFLLSPTMSAPDEIELDFNDIIPAELPQSRISLPPDYSSTNHITNELFQVTRDKNRHPKRLNNDKIQKMIRDLEETDYELDDVVRTRVFKGRLKNRHSFSQVRSDLNEYFDENKENRDKPSKVTKKKSPVPILQPITNSSKPKRVCLPKHTVLRPRKPALKQDGATTIFLMESSSGLVNDATKYATELNSSQCEDFPLPEHENEVVQIPTNEDDNPKMAIIRMFKTKRVGSEQENGVQVVSQTAPTKKTVKWATNLEW
- a CDS encoding uncharacterized protein (Ortholog(s) have mitochondrion localization), whose protein sequence is MKPPPNSLQEYLYRLLIESPGFNNWVRKVHARINRIPYQEFPDASKLTEFDIHDFKPTRWQKANAFRRIWLQETKQTFRFW
- the VID27 gene encoding Vid27p (Protein similar to S. cerevisiae Vid27p; transposon mutation affects filamentous growth; mutation confers hypersensitivity to toxic ergosterol analog; fungal-specific (no human or murine homolog)), yielding MNFIKKFIGTTTTDEVASIPSGKLYLTRSKQSPKGAIECLYNDAFASIKKTTSPYYYQLCITKVYQEGEADFNRFDDSEEEYDGEESAPTNDTRRQSKDEWIFPIADELKIHVCEKEDGSRAIAWKDVNGDLGDKFEFVIDEEVRGSEVEAFGMTIYKCLFENKYQTSYAKVNDPNQLKEFIYNPKGELLTFDELKDLNDLEEYETDEYEDCETLPIDAPKGETKYASTDVDLHLYDTRTGTFILHLAKPDFELKLIDLGNWEYTLYIHGETTRINTTLSKNMNPTFNYQHLSFIFNDYTVDEGGINACSWLVKFPDYNDMSKFQTVFLGLMYETLNRRKWGETEEHDYFVDAFSRVSIGDAKDLESEEEEESEEENEGDGPVKWETEKNEKNSSLTVGYAKDRSYVVRGDKIGVFSEDDAGQLNFQTAIINVADLKGKHFSPEKMLLHQQDQYMIISNPQFDDKALYKMDLTRGKIVEEWEVSKDVPVKSYAPTSKFAQLTDEQTLTGISSNGLFTIDPRLSGTKLVNDKTYKAYKTTNNQFQTLATTDKGYIALGSGKGDIRLFDRLGANAKTALPSLGDPIIGIDVSKDGRWLLATCKTYLLLIDNKISDGQKNAGKLGFTNYFDKDKKPTPRRLALKPEHEAYMVRENGGKQLSFTPAYFNTGRDSKETTIVTSLGKYVVTWSMGKVLLDKENPYLVKRYTQNVIADNFKFGSNNEVIMALQDDVSMVSRRSLANPKNVFK